The Deltaproteobacteria bacterium genome has a window encoding:
- a CDS encoding lipopolysaccharide biosynthesis protein, with the protein MPEASTSAGRGVLYISFAKLYFMAAGYVIYFLLPRLLHSDAAFGDYVLVIGLVSVIDNVIVTGTIQGVSKFTAEDETRAEAVKAAALKVLLLLGGGVAALYALAAPLIARWENDPGLTGLFRLSAGIVFCYALYAVFVGSCNGRRMFARQASLDVGFATLRMAFICGFALLGWGVWGAVGGFVAAAGSFLVLAAGWVGLPRTQERFPPGRFVGYLVQLFLYTAALNLTMRVDLFMLKRYVGAWAAGQGLADPAKVASAFTGYYGAAQTLAFIPYQAILAVAFVIFPLVSRSTFEQDVEKTRSYVRQTLRLSLVFCAGLGVVFMANPEAVINVPYKAVYRQAGLGLGLLAAGMVCFSMFTIVNTILNGAGKTGAALLSGVVTLVAAAAANWALVPRAASAREALALAAAASAGAMALGAVLSAALLYRAFKSGIPWLTFLRVLAATAVGLGVGRLIPEVSKLVTIGECLVVFAAYLATLVLLRELGSEELARVRKILRRGG; encoded by the coding sequence ATGCCCGAGGCTTCCACGAGCGCCGGTCGCGGCGTGCTCTACATCTCCTTCGCCAAGCTCTACTTCATGGCGGCGGGGTACGTGATCTACTTCCTGCTCCCCCGGCTCCTGCACTCGGACGCGGCCTTCGGCGACTACGTGCTGGTCATCGGGCTGGTCTCGGTGATCGACAACGTGATCGTCACCGGCACGATCCAGGGGGTGAGCAAGTTCACCGCCGAGGACGAGACGCGCGCCGAGGCCGTGAAGGCGGCCGCGCTGAAGGTGCTCCTGCTCCTCGGGGGCGGGGTCGCGGCGCTCTACGCGCTGGCGGCGCCGCTCATCGCGCGCTGGGAGAACGACCCCGGCCTGACGGGCCTCTTCCGCCTCTCGGCGGGGATCGTCTTCTGCTACGCGCTCTACGCCGTCTTCGTCGGCTCCTGCAACGGGCGGCGCATGTTCGCGCGCCAGGCCAGCCTGGACGTGGGCTTCGCCACGCTGCGCATGGCCTTCATCTGCGGGTTCGCGCTGCTCGGCTGGGGGGTCTGGGGGGCCGTCGGCGGCTTCGTCGCGGCGGCGGGGAGCTTCCTCGTGCTCGCGGCGGGGTGGGTCGGGCTCCCGCGCACGCAGGAGCGCTTTCCGCCGGGTCGCTTCGTGGGCTATCTGGTCCAGCTCTTCCTCTATACGGCGGCGCTGAATCTCACCATGCGGGTGGACCTCTTCATGCTGAAGCGGTACGTCGGCGCGTGGGCCGCGGGCCAGGGCCTCGCGGACCCGGCCAAGGTGGCCTCGGCGTTCACCGGTTACTACGGCGCGGCGCAGACCCTGGCGTTCATCCCATACCAGGCGATCCTGGCGGTGGCCTTCGTGATCTTTCCGCTCGTCTCCCGCTCCACCTTCGAACAGGACGTGGAGAAGACCCGCAGCTACGTACGCCAGACGCTGCGCCTCTCGCTCGTCTTCTGCGCCGGCCTGGGGGTGGTGTTCATGGCCAATCCCGAGGCGGTGATCAACGTCCCCTACAAGGCGGTCTACCGCCAGGCAGGCCTTGGGCTCGGCCTGCTCGCCGCGGGGATGGTCTGCTTCTCGATGTTCACGATCGTGAACACCATCCTGAACGGCGCGGGCAAGACGGGGGCGGCGCTCCTCTCCGGCGTGGTGACGCTCGTCGCCGCGGCCGCAGCCAACTGGGCGCTCGTGCCGCGCGCGGCCTCGGCCCGGGAAGCCTTGGCTCTCGCCGCTGCGGCCTCCGCCGGAGCCATGGCGCTCGGAGCGGTGCTCTCCGCCGCGCTGCTCTACCGGGCCTTCAAGTCCGGGATCCCGTGGCTCACCTTTCTGCGCGTGCTGGCGGCCACGGCCGTGGGGCTCGGGGTCGGAAGGCTTATCCCCGAGGTCTCCAAGCTGGTGACGATCGGCGAGTGCCTGGTGGTCTTCGCCGCCTACCTCGCGACGCTCGTACTGCTCCGGGAGCTCGGCTCGGAGGAGCTCGCCCGCGTGCGGAAGATCCTCCGTCGCGGCGGTTAG